One Thalassotalea sediminis DNA segment encodes these proteins:
- a CDS encoding purple acid phosphatase family protein: MKNFIFSCLLLVAINSYADVYGAEHYQQNYIQQLTTFESGQHFFVLGDWGRNGHFYQRDVAKWMDIAAYQLDPDFIATTGDNFYDNGVASIQDPYWQSSFENIYQGPHLFVDWYPTLGNHDYRGNWQAQIAYSQVSRRWQMPSQYYAKNSTLEDGTEILYLFIDTSPLNPAYKSEAKYAETQQQDAKKQLDWIKKQLATTTADWKIVIGHHPLYSSGKRFGKTGEIQRVLEPILEKYQVDAYFAGHEHDMQHNKPKQSTVDHFVSGGGSEIRPVKQRSFTKFAKATGGFAAVVVNEKTLLVQFIDHQGNIIYSYQRNKEQ; encoded by the coding sequence ATGAAAAATTTTATTTTTAGTTGTTTATTGTTAGTTGCAATAAATTCATATGCGGATGTATATGGTGCTGAGCATTATCAGCAAAACTATATTCAGCAATTAACTACGTTTGAAAGTGGCCAACATTTTTTTGTCTTGGGAGACTGGGGACGAAATGGACACTTTTATCAGCGAGATGTAGCAAAGTGGATGGATATAGCAGCATACCAACTTGATCCAGATTTTATTGCCACTACCGGTGATAATTTCTATGACAATGGGGTTGCGTCAATACAGGATCCTTACTGGCAAAGTTCATTTGAAAATATATATCAAGGCCCTCATTTGTTTGTTGATTGGTATCCAACATTAGGAAACCATGATTATCGTGGTAATTGGCAAGCACAAATAGCGTATTCTCAGGTTAGTCGACGTTGGCAAATGCCATCGCAATATTATGCTAAGAACAGCACGCTTGAAGATGGTACAGAAATACTCTACTTATTTATTGATACCAGTCCTTTAAATCCTGCTTATAAAAGTGAAGCTAAATATGCAGAGACGCAACAACAGGATGCAAAGAAACAGCTTGATTGGATAAAAAAACAGTTAGCTACAACAACTGCCGATTGGAAAATCGTGATTGGTCATCACCCTTTGTATTCTAGCGGAAAGCGCTTTGGTAAAACGGGCGAAATTCAACGCGTATTGGAGCCTATTTTGGAAAAGTATCAAGTTGACGCTTATTTCGCAGGCCATGAACACGATATGCAACACAACAAACCTAAGCAATCAACGGTTGATCACTTTGTTTCTGGCGGTGGTTCAGAAATAAGACCCGTAAAACAACGCTCATTTACTAAGTTCGCAAAAGCAACTGGCGGTTTCGCTGCCGTTGTAGTTAATGAGAAAACACTCTTGGTGCAGTTTATAGATCATCAAGGCAATATCATTTATAGCTATCAACGCAACAAGGAACAGTAA
- a CDS encoding efflux RND transporter periplasmic adaptor subunit: MKNAFIYLATLFLLCSQPVMAQNAEIEQISVTPYDRTITRAGKVAFKRKLNLSFKSSGYLKKLAVDEGQFFKKDQLLASLNTEELKADKNAKYSQLLQAKREVNRVKKLIAEQLSSQQDLDAAQTKVDTTREAYQLAYYNLEKAEIHAQFDGVVLARHSELGEFHAPGQQVLSVAATENNLVVKVSLTGSEIGFVKYGQKVQITLANVGRVNGVISKVPVLSNTAGQLYLIEVLLTDIIAGNEVVAGQLAQVEIHVNSDKLVYKVPLRALIEMDEAGQAVLMTKSPSGDYSFQRFTVLNIDSQYLYLNAETEHDKLDIVTQGWQQLKVGEK, from the coding sequence ATGAAAAATGCTTTCATCTATTTGGCCACCTTATTTTTACTCTGTTCTCAGCCTGTAATGGCTCAAAATGCTGAGATTGAACAGATTTCCGTTACTCCTTACGATCGTACTATTACACGGGCGGGCAAGGTTGCGTTCAAACGTAAGCTTAATTTGTCTTTTAAAAGTAGTGGTTACCTTAAAAAGCTTGCTGTCGATGAAGGCCAGTTCTTCAAGAAAGATCAATTACTTGCTTCTCTTAATACTGAAGAGCTAAAAGCAGATAAAAATGCAAAATATAGCCAACTTTTACAGGCTAAACGAGAAGTTAATCGTGTTAAAAAATTGATCGCTGAACAGTTGAGCTCCCAGCAAGATCTTGATGCAGCACAAACAAAGGTAGATACCACCAGAGAAGCATACCAACTGGCGTACTACAACTTAGAAAAAGCAGAAATTCATGCGCAATTTGATGGCGTGGTTTTAGCAAGGCATAGTGAATTAGGTGAATTTCATGCGCCAGGACAACAAGTACTTTCTGTAGCGGCAACTGAGAATAACTTAGTTGTTAAAGTGAGTTTAACGGGATCTGAAATTGGCTTTGTTAAATATGGTCAAAAAGTACAAATTACCTTAGCAAATGTTGGCCGTGTTAATGGCGTGATATCGAAAGTTCCTGTGCTTAGTAATACAGCAGGTCAGCTGTATTTAATAGAAGTATTATTAACCGATATTATTGCTGGTAATGAGGTTGTAGCTGGTCAATTAGCACAAGTTGAGATACACGTAAATTCTGACAAATTAGTCTATAAAGTGCCGTTACGTGCCTTAATAGAAATGGATGAAGCCGGTCAGGCTGTTCTAATGACAAAGTCACCAAGCGGTGATTATAGCTTTCAGCGCTTTACTGTCTTAAATATTGACAGTCAATACCTGTATTTAAATGCAGAAACTGAGCACGATAAACTCGATATTGTTACTCAAGGTTGGCAACAATTAAAAGTAGGCGAGAAATAA
- a CDS encoding phytase, translating into MRDMLKTIAYLSFTCFALINSISCYANTEHINWANTSQFLSKISAKKGSEFYYIAVNESVGIALLNRELKPLAVIARKAEHLDFRWLPGEKSKGVMATLDVDSGELLLIDVNVNTPSLTIQRQFKPDMMAFDALCLQRKNASIDLFLVDAQGIARHFNVINQDNQWQPIEINHFPVGPNIKACAVVDQQKALLLTEENIGVWRYSTNPEHEVIRELITLPQGLEIEYIDTTPTGDIAVVSPDSNTLWYYQHHAKKFTAMSLSDDISPKTVQLYRQGNDLQAFIYDDNQSQLVDRRFTTTIPPVPQQTTVEKTLKPFAQTEPVNAFGDAADDPAIWVNKENPAKSIVFTTDKKFGLNTYDLQGKLIQSMPVGRINNIDIRYDVQLGKEMVDIAAASNRTTNSITLFAIDKLSGRASLLNDIKTDLSDPYGLCLSKIDGVVSAWINDTDGRFQQYQLSFESASIKGKKVDEWRVPSQPEGCVVDDKTSRLFYGEEAKGVWLKHINKHRENKLIIGLDEGVKADIEGMGLYTVNEKNYLVVSSQGNNRYAVYTVDKQFDYLGTFSLTTNWTAGIDGASETDGLAVNSTSLGSQLPHGLLVVQDGHNVMPSKPQNFKYVDGALLRAWIISKTTRE; encoded by the coding sequence ATGAGAGACATGTTAAAAACGATTGCATATCTATCATTCACTTGTTTTGCCTTGATCAATAGCATCAGCTGTTATGCGAATACCGAACATATTAATTGGGCTAACACGTCACAATTTTTATCAAAAATTTCAGCAAAAAAAGGTAGCGAGTTTTACTATATTGCTGTTAATGAGTCAGTGGGTATTGCCTTACTTAATCGTGAACTTAAACCACTTGCTGTTATAGCACGAAAGGCAGAACATCTAGATTTTCGTTGGTTACCGGGTGAAAAAAGTAAAGGCGTAATGGCAACGTTAGACGTTGATAGTGGTGAATTATTGTTGATAGACGTAAATGTTAATACCCCTTCATTAACGATTCAACGTCAATTTAAACCTGACATGATGGCATTTGATGCGCTTTGTTTACAACGTAAGAATGCTAGCATCGATTTATTCTTAGTTGATGCGCAAGGAATAGCGCGGCATTTCAATGTAATAAATCAAGATAATCAATGGCAGCCAATAGAAATAAACCACTTTCCAGTTGGCCCTAACATCAAAGCATGTGCGGTTGTCGATCAGCAAAAAGCATTACTATTAACGGAAGAAAATATAGGCGTTTGGCGCTATTCAACCAATCCAGAACATGAAGTAATACGTGAACTTATCACGCTACCACAAGGTCTGGAAATTGAATATATCGATACAACACCTACAGGAGATATCGCGGTAGTTTCGCCTGATTCAAATACACTTTGGTATTATCAACATCATGCTAAAAAGTTCACAGCAATGTCTTTATCTGATGATATATCACCAAAAACAGTGCAGCTTTATCGTCAAGGAAATGATCTTCAAGCATTTATTTATGATGATAATCAGAGTCAGCTTGTTGATAGGCGTTTCACAACAACTATACCTCCTGTTCCTCAACAAACGACAGTTGAAAAAACATTAAAACCTTTTGCGCAAACTGAACCCGTTAACGCTTTTGGCGATGCTGCTGATGACCCTGCAATTTGGGTGAATAAAGAAAATCCAGCAAAAAGTATTGTATTTACAACAGATAAAAAGTTCGGATTAAACACCTATGACTTGCAAGGAAAACTCATACAAAGCATGCCTGTTGGACGGATAAATAATATTGATATTCGGTATGATGTTCAGCTAGGTAAAGAGATGGTAGATATAGCGGCAGCAAGTAATCGGACGACAAACAGTATTACACTGTTTGCAATTGATAAACTAAGCGGTAGGGCAAGCTTGCTGAATGACATCAAAACTGACTTATCAGATCCTTATGGATTATGTTTGAGTAAAATCGATGGTGTAGTCTCAGCATGGATTAATGATACCGACGGGCGCTTCCAACAATATCAACTAAGTTTTGAGTCAGCGTCAATAAAAGGTAAAAAGGTTGATGAGTGGCGTGTACCTTCGCAACCTGAAGGCTGTGTAGTTGATGATAAAACAAGCCGACTTTTTTATGGTGAAGAAGCTAAAGGGGTTTGGCTAAAGCATATTAATAAGCACCGAGAAAATAAACTAATTATTGGTCTTGACGAAGGTGTGAAAGCTGATATCGAGGGAATGGGACTGTACACCGTCAATGAAAAAAACTACCTCGTTGTTTCTAGCCAAGGTAACAATCGCTATGCTGTGTATACTGTTGATAAGCAATTTGATTACCTCGGTACTTTTAGCCTTACTACAAACTGGACAGCCGGTATTGATGGTGCTTCTGAAACGGATGGGTTAGCTGTTAATAGCACTTCACTTGGTTCACAGCTCCCACATGGGCTTCTCGTAGTGCAAGATGGTCACAATGTCATGCCCAGTAAACCACAAAACTTTAAATATGTTGATGGTGCTTTGCTAAGGGCATGGATTATTTCTAAAACTACGCGCGAATAA
- a CDS encoding serine/threonine protein kinase, giving the protein MSVFNFSSLSPDLILDGIESTGLIVDSGLLPLNSYENRVYQFQDEEKVKFVTKFYRPQRWRPEQIQEEHDFAFELQAHELPIVAPLKVRGKSLFEHQGFHFALYPCRGGRIFEVDNLEQLEWMGRFVGRIHAVSAKHCFTSRPTISTDEFVIEAIETIKTSGYVPDSLHSPFFTILEQVAALCIEQYQATNLIRLHGDCHAGNILWRDEGPHFVDLDDCRMGPAIQDLWMMLSGDRQQQVLQLDTLLSGYEEFCEFDSKELALIESLRTMRVINYIAWLCRRWQDPAFPMNFPWFNTEKYWEEQILMLKEQYSALQQAPISLLP; this is encoded by the coding sequence ATGTCAGTATTTAATTTTAGTTCGCTGTCTCCGGATCTCATTCTCGATGGTATCGAGTCAACAGGATTGATTGTAGACAGTGGACTCCTACCGTTAAACAGTTATGAAAACAGGGTTTATCAGTTTCAGGATGAAGAAAAAGTAAAATTTGTCACTAAATTTTATCGTCCACAACGCTGGCGGCCTGAGCAAATTCAAGAAGAACATGACTTTGCCTTTGAGTTGCAAGCGCACGAGTTGCCTATTGTTGCACCGTTGAAAGTAAGGGGTAAATCATTATTTGAACATCAAGGTTTTCATTTCGCCTTATACCCTTGTCGTGGTGGACGAATATTCGAAGTTGATAACTTAGAACAACTCGAATGGATGGGACGATTTGTCGGACGAATTCATGCGGTGTCGGCAAAGCATTGCTTTACCTCTCGACCGACAATTTCTACTGATGAATTTGTCATCGAAGCAATAGAAACAATAAAAACTTCCGGTTATGTTCCTGACTCACTACATTCGCCATTTTTCACTATTTTAGAGCAAGTGGCGGCATTGTGTATTGAGCAATATCAAGCGACAAATCTTATTCGTTTACATGGCGATTGTCATGCAGGTAATATTCTTTGGCGAGACGAAGGGCCTCATTTTGTCGATTTAGATGATTGTCGCATGGGACCAGCGATTCAAGATCTTTGGATGATGCTTTCGGGCGACCGTCAGCAACAAGTTTTGCAACTTGATACATTATTGTCAGGTTATGAAGAGTTCTGTGAATTTGATAGCAAAGAACTTGCGCTTATCGAATCTTTGCGTACTATGCGGGTGATAAATTATATTGCATGGTTGTGCCGACGTTGGCAAGATCCTGCATTTCCAATGAATTTTCCATGGTTTAATACCGAGAAATATTGGGAAGAACAAATTTTGATGTTAAAAGAGCAATATTCAGCGCTTCAGCAAGCGCCAATCTCATTGCTACCATAA
- a CDS encoding diguanylate cyclase domain-containing protein gives MNFTLIFRHRGLLAYCLICLTIPLCLSLYFGDAKQQSDYKWTDIIGEGSVALLTIFWLFTALASRPPGKVTRLLVLGLACFMFSSLLDLLDEFFRYQTSVNWLSVVESFPAAVGMIIMTAALYHWHLEQMALNKQLQRRELAYRAVDKIDMITQLYRADYWRERVKEHQRKQQTSAIIALDINNFTHLNAKFGNREGDRLLHEIAHLILMNLRPIDLACRYAGDRFIVLLPNADQTFAQEMASQIEHSIKHVAFRSNEQTTAFFQSVRTAFTILTPSDDLKAELTKINIQLDNESSSLSQAFDAA, from the coding sequence ATGAATTTTACACTGATTTTCCGACATCGAGGGTTATTAGCATATTGTTTGATATGTTTAACTATTCCACTATGTTTAAGCCTATATTTCGGAGACGCTAAACAACAGTCCGACTATAAATGGACTGACATCATTGGTGAAGGTAGTGTTGCATTACTCACCATTTTTTGGCTGTTCACAGCACTTGCAAGTAGACCTCCAGGTAAAGTAACACGATTGCTTGTGCTCGGGCTTGCATGCTTTATGTTTTCAAGTTTATTAGATCTTCTTGATGAATTTTTTCGTTACCAAACCAGTGTAAATTGGCTTTCCGTTGTAGAGTCATTTCCTGCTGCCGTTGGCATGATTATCATGACAGCAGCCTTATATCACTGGCATTTAGAACAAATGGCACTAAACAAGCAGCTTCAACGACGAGAGCTAGCGTACCGCGCTGTTGATAAAATAGATATGATTACGCAGCTATATCGTGCCGATTACTGGCGTGAGCGAGTCAAAGAGCACCAAAGAAAACAACAAACCTCAGCCATAATTGCGCTTGATATTAACAATTTTACCCACCTAAACGCCAAATTTGGTAATCGTGAAGGTGACCGCTTATTACATGAAATTGCGCATTTAATTCTTATGAATTTACGTCCGATTGATTTAGCTTGTCGCTATGCGGGTGATCGATTCATTGTGTTACTACCTAATGCCGATCAAACCTTCGCACAAGAAATGGCCAGTCAAATTGAACACAGTATTAAACACGTTGCTTTTCGTTCGAACGAGCAAACAACAGCGTTTTTTCAAAGCGTTAGAACCGCCTTTACAATTTTAACACCGAGTGACGACCTAAAAGCTGAGCTCACAAAGATTAATATTCAACTCGATAACGAAAGCTCGTCATTATCACAGGCGTTTGATGCTGCATGA
- a CDS encoding thiol:disulfide interchange protein DsbA/DsbL produces MQRLTAILVLIVTMFSAQATEFKEGEHYKKITPLQVETPEVREFFSFYCGHCYQFEIMVKSIKEHLPEGVPFVKNHVDFLPGASKKMQQMLTRALITAQKLGMEDQQVASIFNYIHVHKAVPTSARDMRNVFVLNGADGKEFDRLMASDEVATLAAKMKSYQDLLASKNELNKVPSVVVNGKYLIDAHDLDPKNFEEEYNNLVKYLLALD; encoded by the coding sequence ATGCAAAGATTAACGGCCATTTTAGTACTGATAGTTACCATGTTTAGTGCACAGGCGACAGAGTTTAAAGAAGGTGAGCACTATAAAAAAATAACACCATTGCAGGTTGAGACTCCAGAGGTAAGAGAGTTCTTTTCATTCTATTGTGGTCACTGTTATCAGTTTGAAATTATGGTGAAGTCGATAAAAGAACATTTACCAGAAGGTGTTCCATTCGTTAAAAATCATGTTGATTTTTTACCTGGAGCCTCGAAAAAAATGCAGCAAATGTTGACCCGTGCATTAATTACTGCGCAAAAACTTGGCATGGAAGACCAACAAGTCGCTTCTATTTTTAATTACATTCATGTGCATAAAGCGGTGCCTACGTCGGCACGAGACATGCGTAATGTCTTTGTATTAAATGGTGCGGATGGAAAAGAGTTCGATCGTTTAATGGCCAGTGATGAAGTGGCGACTTTAGCGGCGAAAATGAAATCTTATCAAGACTTATTAGCATCAAAAAATGAATTGAATAAAGTGCCAAGTGTGGTAGTTAATGGCAAATATCTCATTGACGCACATGATTTAGATCCAAAGAACTTCGAAGAAGAATATAATAATTTGGTCAAGTATCTATTAGCTTTAGACTAA
- a CDS encoding TonB-dependent receptor, with translation MKAKLSILALACAAALSTNAFAEQVSSTIVGKVTDSAKNRVFAGASIEIVELKLKTQTNLSGSFNFKQLPVGQYTLKVSYVGAEPLVKTINVQAGDNTPLSLVLSDNSMEEIYVRAQRSGQASAINQKRVADSIRSIVSADAIGQFPDQNAAESLQRLPGLSIERDQGEGRFVGIRGIDPNLNNVTINGLNVPSPEGGVRSVALDVIPSELIQTLAVSKSVSADMDGDAIGGTVEVKSVSAFDRNGDTATVSAQLSQNSLRDENSPKVSGSLTHLFNDTLGIAAAVSWQNREFGSDNIESNGEDEVEQRFYDIARERLGSAVNIDYRPDFNNTYFLRTMYSKFSDDEFRLANTFVFDGEDSEVEAGSKDRKETQTIFSVAAGGEHIIDLWSIDYQLGYAQSDEDEPSALFYDFITENSSISADLNTKIPVIHQDEAVTDLSRYELDEIAYEDNYAEDTEVSVKFDLSRQISFGQYIGEIKTGVKYRQREKSVDANIAIFDGDFDNLTGSNFQGQTPDWGLGQFGPAFNRKTLREYFDNNRSALTLAGLDSELESNGASYTSHEDIFAAYIMTRINIDKLRIVAGLRYESTDFETQGMRVELIEDDVSDIEKVVNTDWQVEKDYSHVLPSINLRYEFSDKLIARAAYSETISRPKFEDAAAFQVIESKTEEDDGEIVTEREAEVGNPNLAPYESTNVDFTLEYYPGHIGIMSAGFFYKEIDNFVVFADVADTPTWQGFDEVVQPINGESATLKGMELSWVKAFDNGLLIAANGTFSDSEATTFLEGERFETSLPNQSDNIFNFTLGYETDLLNLRLTMSHKSENFEEIDGDMLRMEDDHQQIDFTSKYYVNEQITLYFNVVNLTDEPFYNYFDKRNKNAQYEEYGRTFELGFRWQM, from the coding sequence ATGAAAGCAAAACTTTCTATTTTAGCGCTAGCGTGTGCAGCGGCGTTATCAACGAATGCTTTTGCTGAACAAGTATCATCAACAATTGTTGGTAAGGTTACAGATTCAGCGAAAAATCGCGTATTTGCTGGCGCGAGTATCGAAATTGTAGAGCTTAAATTAAAAACGCAAACAAACTTAAGCGGTAGCTTTAACTTTAAGCAATTACCGGTAGGTCAATATACGTTAAAAGTATCTTATGTAGGTGCTGAGCCACTTGTAAAAACAATTAATGTGCAAGCGGGTGATAACACACCTCTCTCATTGGTACTTTCTGATAACAGTATGGAAGAAATCTATGTGCGTGCTCAACGTTCGGGCCAGGCAAGTGCTATTAATCAAAAGCGTGTAGCAGATAGTATACGCTCAATTGTCTCAGCGGATGCTATTGGGCAGTTTCCCGACCAAAATGCGGCTGAGTCTTTACAGCGCTTACCTGGTTTGTCGATTGAAAGAGATCAAGGTGAAGGACGCTTTGTAGGCATTCGAGGTATCGATCCTAACCTAAACAATGTGACGATAAATGGCTTAAATGTTCCTTCGCCTGAAGGTGGCGTTCGTTCGGTTGCGCTTGACGTTATTCCATCTGAATTAATTCAAACGTTGGCGGTTTCAAAGTCAGTGTCAGCAGATATGGATGGAGATGCTATTGGTGGCACGGTAGAGGTTAAAAGTGTCAGCGCGTTTGATCGTAATGGTGACACTGCGACCGTTAGTGCCCAGCTAAGTCAAAATAGTTTAAGAGATGAGAATAGTCCAAAAGTATCAGGGAGTTTGACGCACCTCTTTAACGATACACTCGGTATAGCTGCAGCGGTATCTTGGCAAAACCGTGAATTTGGCTCTGATAATATAGAGTCTAATGGTGAGGATGAAGTCGAACAACGTTTTTATGATATTGCGCGCGAACGTTTAGGCAGTGCGGTTAATATAGACTATCGACCAGACTTTAATAATACGTACTTTCTGCGCACGATGTACAGTAAGTTTTCAGATGATGAATTTCGCTTAGCGAATACGTTTGTATTCGATGGTGAAGATTCAGAAGTAGAAGCCGGTTCAAAAGATAGAAAAGAAACCCAAACAATTTTTAGCGTAGCGGCCGGTGGTGAACATATTATTGATTTATGGAGTATTGATTACCAATTAGGCTATGCACAATCAGATGAAGATGAGCCGAGCGCACTTTTTTATGATTTTATTACTGAAAATAGCAGTATTTCAGCTGACTTAAATACTAAAATCCCTGTGATCCATCAAGACGAAGCTGTTACAGATTTGTCTCGTTATGAATTAGATGAAATTGCCTATGAAGACAATTATGCTGAAGATACTGAGGTTAGTGTTAAGTTTGACCTCAGTCGTCAGATATCATTTGGTCAATACATTGGCGAGATCAAAACAGGCGTAAAATATCGTCAGCGTGAAAAATCTGTTGATGCCAATATTGCCATTTTTGATGGCGATTTTGACAATTTAACGGGCAGTAATTTTCAAGGCCAAACTCCTGATTGGGGGTTGGGTCAATTCGGTCCTGCCTTTAATCGCAAAACCTTGCGTGAGTACTTTGATAATAATCGTTCAGCCTTAACGCTCGCTGGGTTAGATTCGGAACTTGAATCGAACGGAGCTTCTTATACGTCACATGAAGATATTTTTGCCGCTTATATCATGACTCGGATAAATATAGATAAGTTACGTATTGTCGCCGGTTTACGATATGAAAGTACTGACTTTGAAACGCAAGGTATGCGGGTAGAATTAATCGAAGATGACGTTTCAGATATTGAAAAAGTAGTAAACACGGATTGGCAAGTTGAAAAAGATTACTCACATGTATTACCCAGCATTAACTTACGATACGAATTTTCAGATAAGTTAATCGCTAGAGCGGCATATAGTGAAACAATTTCACGTCCAAAATTTGAGGATGCAGCGGCATTTCAAGTTATAGAAAGTAAAACTGAAGAAGACGACGGCGAGATTGTTACGGAGCGTGAAGCCGAAGTAGGTAATCCGAATTTAGCACCTTATGAATCGACTAATGTCGACTTTACACTCGAATATTATCCGGGCCACATCGGTATTATGTCTGCCGGTTTCTTCTATAAAGAGATTGATAATTTCGTTGTTTTTGCAGATGTTGCTGACACACCAACATGGCAAGGGTTTGATGAAGTTGTTCAACCTATAAATGGTGAAAGTGCGACATTAAAAGGTATGGAATTATCATGGGTAAAAGCTTTCGATAATGGTTTGTTAATAGCAGCAAATGGTACCTTTTCAGACTCTGAGGCTACGACTTTTTTAGAGGGCGAGCGTTTTGAAACAAGTTTGCCTAACCAATCTGATAACATATTTAATTTCACCTTGGGTTATGAAACAGACTTATTAAATCTACGTTTAACCATGTCTCACAAAAGTGAGAATTTTGAAGAAATTGATGGTGATATGTTGCGAATGGAAGACGATCATCAACAAATTGATTTCACATCAAAATACTACGTCAACGAGCAAATAACACTTTATTTTAATGTGGTTAACCTTACGGATGAACCTTTCTATAACTACTTTGATAAGCGCAATAAAAACGCACAATATGAAGAGTACGGTCGCACGTTTGAACTTGGTTTTCGCTGGCAAATGTAG
- a CDS encoding single-stranded DNA-binding protein, with the protein MQLLWILMKHAHPHNHLCSLTLLGNLVAKPDIRYLANPVVAVAEFTVATHHKWFDKNTNAKKEWTHFHTVKMIGDVVEKTLNFADKGDVVLIQGHLVDSIKTRQQIIHATYAHTYAKGFVPSINQIKLSGVICSAIKLVETANHKKLAECTIRSHLSAFSPNHQTVRHLTIERTIHVWGKQAEYLVESATVDDEIIIDGNLSYINNKDKTQLIDVQQLVLPKT; encoded by the coding sequence ATGCAATTACTATGGATATTAATGAAACACGCACACCCGCATAATCACCTATGCTCTCTTACCCTTTTAGGTAATTTAGTGGCTAAACCTGACATTCGCTACTTGGCTAACCCTGTTGTTGCCGTTGCTGAATTTACTGTCGCTACTCATCATAAATGGTTTGATAAAAACACAAACGCTAAAAAAGAATGGACGCACTTTCACACCGTTAAAATGATTGGTGATGTGGTAGAAAAAACATTGAATTTTGCCGATAAAGGAGATGTTGTCCTAATTCAAGGCCATCTCGTTGACAGTATAAAAACCCGCCAACAAATCATTCATGCCACTTACGCTCATACTTACGCAAAAGGTTTTGTACCGTCGATAAATCAAATCAAGCTTTCAGGTGTAATCTGCAGTGCAATCAAACTGGTTGAAACCGCGAATCATAAAAAATTAGCTGAATGCACTATTCGTAGCCACTTAAGTGCATTTTCTCCTAATCATCAAACGGTCAGACATTTAACAATAGAACGTACCATTCATGTTTGGGGAAAACAGGCTGAATATTTGGTAGAAAGTGCAACTGTTGACGATGAAATAATTATTGACGGTAATTTAAGCTATATCAATAATAAAGATAAAACACAGTTAATAGACGTTCAACAACTCGTGTTACCAAAAACGTAA
- a CDS encoding helix-turn-helix domain-containing protein, with protein sequence MKRTTYLSYQDKCFPLQHFATPIIDVCSARYVDQQKLLRGTGIFKSDIVEGRNASAKQLLQLLQQAKDLTPGYDCAFQIGHQLATNQQNSVMQAIQYSRNIEEFFRLILVFKHIFSPFIGATFIKEENWGYFLLEQKFGKTKLTPFITEIFSTALVSLCHQLLGRKICFHFGFDWQQPRYIQEYEENLGFQIKFSQPCAFFALELANLGYQNQHRNDLRKWHAIHKAKKEYSSTPTLLELIRQQLKMSPEMTMADLAQQLATSPATIKRKLREHGVSYTQLHQEVRKHLAIECLLVRGLNSEQSASILAISDPTNFRRAIKKWTGYTPSKLKQAYSITPTGEAPLT encoded by the coding sequence ATGAAAAGAACAACGTACTTAAGCTATCAAGACAAATGTTTTCCGTTACAGCATTTTGCTACGCCTATTATTGACGTGTGCTCTGCACGTTACGTAGATCAACAAAAGTTGCTGAGAGGCACTGGTATTTTTAAGTCAGATATAGTTGAAGGCCGCAATGCAAGCGCAAAGCAACTACTTCAACTGTTACAACAAGCAAAAGACTTAACACCCGGTTATGATTGTGCGTTTCAAATTGGTCACCAGCTCGCCACTAACCAGCAAAATAGCGTTATGCAAGCCATTCAATATAGCCGTAATATCGAAGAATTTTTCCGCCTAATTTTAGTTTTCAAACATATCTTTTCACCCTTTATCGGTGCGACATTTATTAAAGAAGAAAACTGGGGATACTTTTTACTTGAACAAAAATTTGGCAAAACCAAGCTTACTCCTTTTATTACTGAGATTTTTTCAACTGCGCTCGTTAGCTTATGTCATCAGCTCCTTGGGCGAAAAATATGCTTTCATTTTGGATTTGATTGGCAGCAACCTCGGTATATACAAGAATATGAAGAAAATCTTGGATTCCAAATCAAATTTTCGCAGCCATGCGCTTTCTTTGCTCTCGAACTGGCAAATCTAGGCTATCAAAACCAGCATCGTAATGATCTAAGAAAGTGGCATGCTATTCATAAAGCAAAAAAGGAATACTCGTCGACGCCTACCTTACTGGAGTTGATCCGTCAGCAGCTTAAAATGTCGCCAGAGATGACCATGGCTGATTTAGCGCAACAATTAGCGACAAGTCCAGCAACGATAAAACGCAAACTCAGAGAGCACGGCGTTAGTTATACTCAATTACATCAAGAAGTACGCAAACACTTAGCAATTGAATGCTTATTAGTGCGAGGTTTAAACAGTGAACAAAGTGCCTCAATATTGGCCATTTCTGATCCAACAAACTTTCGACGGGCAATAAAAAAATGGACCGGTTATACCCCCTCAAAACTCAAACAAGCATATTCCATTACACCAACAGGTGAAGCACCGCTCACCTAG